Sequence from the Streptomyces peucetius genome:
CGATCTGCTTGAGCTTGAGGACCTCGATGGCGTCGTACTTGCCGTTGAAGAGGTGGGCGAGCAGCTTGCGGTGGATCTGGTCCGCCTGGTTCTCCAGCCGGTTGACCTCAATCCAGTACTCGGTGAGGTTGTCCATGGTCCGCAGGTGCGGCATCGCTTCGGCGGTCAGCTCGGCGGCCCGTGCCAGGACCTCGATCTGCTGCTCGACGCCCTTGGGCAGTTCCTCGACGTTGTAGAGGACGACCAGGTCGACGGCCTCCTCCATGAAGTCCATGATGTCGTCGAGGGACGATGCGAGGGAGTAGATGTCCTCGCGGTCGAAGGGCGTGATGAAGGAGGAGTTCAGCTGATGGAAGATCGCATGGGTCGCGTCGTCGCCCGCATGCTCCGCCGCCCGCATCCGTTCCGCGATCTCGGCCCTGGCGGAGGATTCCGCCCCGAGCAGTTCCATCAGGAGCTTCGAGCCCGTGACGATGTTGTCCGCGGACGCGGCAAACATGTCGTAGAAGCTCGTCTCCCTGGGGGTCAGACGAAATCGCACGTGGGGTCCTCGGGGTGCTGGGATTCGGTCAGGCTGATGCTAGGCGCATCATCCGGCCACGGCTAACCGGCAGTATCCCAGTGTCGCCCATCAGGCAAACCGATCAGCACGGACCCCCTCCACTTTCCGCACGATTCGTTACCATATACCCACGAGGGGTATACGACCCCTTTCTGGACAACGGGAGGACGCGATGACGACCACCGAGGCGGCCGGCCTTCCGGTCACGGACCACGAAACCGACCACGACCGCGGGGTGCACGGGTACCACAAGCAGAAGGACGAGCACCTCAAGCGCCTGCGGCGGATCGAGGGCCAGATCCGCGGCCTGCAGCGGATGGTCGACGAGGACGTGTACTGCATCGACATACTCACCCAGGTTTCGGCGTCCACCAAGGCTCTGCAGTCCTTCGCGCTCCAGCTGCTGGAGGAGCACCTGCGGCACTGTGTCGCCGATGCGGCGGTGAAGGGCGGCGACGAGGTCGACGCCAAGGTGGAGGAAGCGACGAAGGCCATCGCCCGTCTGCTGCGCACCTGACCGGCCCGTCCCGCCCCCGGCGGGCCGCCCGCTTCCGGCCCCGCACCCCGCTTCCGGGGCCGCCTCCGGTGGCTTGATCTCGTCGGTCCCGGTCAGGCTCTCCGACGGCCGGGCGGCTGTCTGACGCCCGGGCCCTGCGGCCGGGCGGCAGACGCCTTGGGGGACGGCGGCCTCGGTGACGGCAGGTCCTGGCGGTCGCCGCGCACCGTGCGGTCCGCCGCCACCATCAGGACCTCGTCGATACGGTCCGGGCTGAGCCGCTCCCCGGCCGCGGCCGACGCGGCGATCATCAGTTCACCGCACAGTTCGATCTCGGCGAGTGCCACGTGGTCGTCCTGGACGGTGGCCGTAAGGGGCGGAGCCACGTGCAATCACCTCTTCCGGCCGATGTCGGTCTCCTAGCGTAGGGAGCGGTGCACGCCCCGCGCATGGCACGTCCGGACCATTTAGGTTCTGACACTCCCGGACCGGGCCCGTGTGGTCTCCGCGGCTCGGGTCACCGGGCGCCGCACGCTCAGAGCTCGACCTTCCCGGAGTAGATGTCCCGTTCGTCCGGCAACCGGACGACCACCTTCGCCCCGAAGTCGAAGAGGACCGTGGTCGACGTGACGTCGATCGTCCGGCCCTCGTTGGCGAAGGTGAAGCGGTGCCGCACCTTGCGGAGTCTGCCCGCCTCGTCCAGATAGGCGTCGAACGGCACCACGTCCTTGGCGAACCCTTTCACCGCCGCGGCCAGTGACTCCCGCGTATGCGGAGCCGCCGCCTGCGCCGCCCGCCCGATGTCGGTCGTGCCCTTGAAGTGCCGCACCTTCTGGCCGCAAAGCTCCACGTGCCCCACGTACTCCACCCGGTCGGCGCCACGCAGCAGTTCCGCGGCGGCGAGCGGATCGGTCGCCCCGCCCGTGACCAGGTTCCCGTCGTCCAGCGTGGTCGTGTCGACCCGGACCCACTTGTCCGGCGGCACACCCGCGCCGCGGTTCTTCATGTACAGGGCGCCGGGCGTCAGCAGTTCGGTGATCGGCTCGTGCTCCTCCGCACCGGCGGCGTCCGGCGGCAGAACCACCGTAAGCCTGCCCATACCGCGTACGAAGTCGTATCCGCCCTCGCCCCGGATGGTGACCCGCGTCCCGCCGGACGCCATCTCCATCGACGTACGCGCCTTGGAGCTACGGGCGCCCGCCAGCGTGTCCGCGGCCCTGCGCACCTCGTCGGCCGAGTCGCCGGACCGGACCGCACCGCCCTCGCCGTCCACGGCGGCGGCGCCCGGCCCGGAGCATCCGGCGGCCGTGGCCACGGCCACGGCCGCCACAACGGCGACCGCCCCGCTCCTGCGCTTGTGCTGCACCACCATCGCCTGCCAACCCCCAACGCCGGACCGCTGCTTGATACGGGACTCACCCTTGCCCTCGGCCCCGGGGGCCTGGGACACCCATTCGCATAACGACGGGCCCGGGCACCTCGTCACGCGGAGCACCCGGGGTTTACGGCCGCTGCCGCGGCAGTACCTTTGACCTGTGCCCCAGCAGGACCTGTCGGCCGGTGAGCCGGCGACGCACCTCACCACGACCGTCGAGCGCGGTTCCTTCGCCGTCGCCCGTTGCAGCTGCGGCTGGTCGGGCCCGGCCAGACGCTCCCGCGACACGGCCCGGACGGACGCCAGGTCGCACACCTCGGAGCCGTGAGCCGGTGGCACCCCGGCGACATGCCCCGCTGTGCCCGGCGACCCGACCGCGACGGGAACCCACCGGTCACGGGAGCCGTCTCGTTCCCCAGGAGGTTCCATGGAGCTGGACCGGCGATCGCTGCTGACCACCGCTGTCGTCGCCCTGACCACGAGCGCCGCCGCCGGCTGCACGGGCCAGGAGACGGGCGCCCCGACGCGCACCCCCGTCCCCACCCGTACCCCGCCGACGCCGTCCTCCGGCACGGCCGCCGCCCCGGACTGGGCCGCACTCGCCCGCGGTCTCGACGGCCGGCTGATCCGGCCCGGGGACGCGGATTACGCGAGCTCGCGGCAGCTGTACAACACCCGCTTCGACTCGCTGAAGCCGGCGGCCGTCGCCTATGTGGCGGGCGAGGACGACGTGCGCGAGTGCCTCGCCTACGCGAAGGCGCACGGCACCCCCGTGTCGATCCGCAACGGCGGCCACTCCTACGGCGGCTGGTCGTCCGGGAACGGGCGCCTCGTCATCGACGTGTCGTCACTGGACCGGATCGGGGCCGACGGCTCGATCGGCGCCGGCGCCAAACTCGTCGACGTCTACAACACCCTCGCCCGGCACGGCCGTACCGTCCCCGCCGGCTCCTGTCCCACCGTGGGCCTCTCCGGCCTCGCCCTCGGCGGCGGGCACGGCGTCACCTCCCGCGCCTACGGGCTGACCTGCGACAGCATGACGGAGGCCACGATCGTCACCGCCGACGGCAAGCGGCTGGTCGTGAGCGCGAACGAGAACAAGGACCTCTTCTGGGCACTGCGCGGCGCGGGCAACGGCAACTTCGGCGTCGTGACCGGGTTCCGTTTCCGTACGCACCCGGCGCCCGAGACCGTCTCCGCGTTCCTCAACTGGCCCTGGCAGAAGGCGGAGCCGGTGCTCGCCGCCTGGCAGCGCTGGGGCCCCGGCCAGCCGGACGAGATCTGGTCGTCGCTCCACCTCGCCGCCGGCCCCGGCGGCTCCCGCCCCACCCTGTCCGTCGCCGCCTTCACGCTCGGCAGTCAAGGCGATCTGCAGAACGCGCTCGACCGGCTCGCGGACGCGGTCGGTTCGCCCGCCTCCTCCGTCGCCCTGCGCCCCCGCAGCTACCGCGACGCCATGCTCGGCTACGCGAACTGCCTCTCCCTCACCGAGGAGCAGTGCCGGCTGCCGGGCACCACCCCGGGCCGTGACCGGCAGGGCGCGCTGCCCCGGGAGACGTACGCCTCGGCCTCCGACTTCTACGACCGCGACATCACGGCCGGCGGGCGGCGCGCGCTGATCGCGGCGGCGGAGGCGTTCACCCGCATCCCGGCCGGCGCGAGCGGCGGCGGCGGTTCGATCGCGCTGACCGCGCTCGGCGGCGCGATCAACCGGGTCGATCCGCTGGCGACGTCGTTCGTGCACCGGCGCTCGCGGATGCTGGCCCAGTACATCGCCGCCTGGCGGCCGGGCACGGAGGGAACCTCCCAGCAGGCGTGGCTGAAGGACACCCATGCGTCGATGCGCCGGTACGCGTCGGGAGCGGCGTACCAGAACTACGCCGACCCGACTCTCACCGACTGGCGCCGCGCCTACTACGGCCCGGCCCTCGACCGGCTCACCCGCCTGAAGAGGCAGTACGACCCCGACCGCCTCTTCGACTTCCCGCAGGCGCTGTAGGCCCCGGCCGCACGTCCGTGCCGCGGGTCAGGCGGCGAGGCCGTTCTCTCCGGGGCCGTCGGCCCGTGGGTCCGGGATGCCCAGCGTCTCCGCCCGCGGCGCGGTCCCGGCCGCGGCACGCTTCGACCGTACGACCCACCCGAAGTGGCGCGAGGCCGCGATCGCCGACACCAACGGGGTGAGCAGCGCGAGGGCGAGCGGCGCGAGCAGCAGCGCCGCCGCCGTGCCGAGCGCGAACCCGCCGATGACGTCGGTCGGGTAGTGCACGCCCATGTAGACCCGGCAGAAACCTTCGGCGACCGCGAGGCCCAGAGCGGCGAGCCCGAACCTGCGGTGGGCGATGAACAGCCCGGCGGCGATCGCCATCGCGATCGTCGCGTGGTCGCTCACGAACGAGTAGTCGGTCTTTCCCTTGACGAGGATCTCGATGCCCTCATGGTCGAGGAAGGGACGCGGTCTCTCCACGAAGCCCCGGATGGGGATGTTGATCAACAGCGCGATCCCGGCCGCGAGCGGGGTCCAGATCAGTCCGGCGACCGCCGACACCGACTCCTCCGCGGTGCCGCGCCGGCGCACGCTCCACCAGCACCACAGCACCACCAGCACCATCGCGAGCATGATCCCGTACTCGCCGACGAACTCCATGGTCCGGTCGAACCAGGCGGGTGCGTCCTTGGCGAGGCCGTTGATGTCGTAGAGCAGGCCGACATCCGGGTTCAGCCCGTCTGCTGCGAGTCCAGCCATCTGCTGCGGCCCCTTGCCTTGTGCCTGCCGGCGCACCTGCCTGTGCGCCGCTCATCAACCCCCGTGGTGGTGCGGTACCCGCTGCATGGTCAGTGCGGCCATCTCTGCACAGGGAACGACAGGAACGGTGGCCGCGTTCCCTCATCCACCGAACAAACACGATCACGTTATCGAAGAGTGACACGTCGCCGCAGCTCAGAGCCCTGCCGCAGGAGTCGCTTTCCGGCCAACGCGCCCTGGCGCCTCACGCTTCCGGAGCCTTCGGCAGGTCCGTCGGCAGTGCGCGCGCACCGTCCTCCGTGACGCGTGTCGCACCGAAGTAGTCCGGTGTGTCGATCTTGTCGAAACGGATCACCGCGCCGGTGTACGGAGCGTTGATCATGTACCCGCCGCCGACGTACAGCCCGACGTGCCGGATGGCGCGCGAGTTGTTCAGATCGTCGGAGAAAAAGACCAGGTCGCCGGGGAGCAGCTCGTCGCGGGAAGGGTGCGGTCCCGCGTTGTACTGGTCGTTCGCCACCCTCGGCAGCTCGATCCCCACGGTGCGGTAAGCCGCCTGCGTGAGACCCGAGCAGTCGAAACGGCCGCCCTGCTCGGGCGTTCCGTTCCCGCCCCACAGATACTTGGTGCCCAGCTTCTGCTGCGCGAAGTAGATGGCCCCGGCCGCCTGCCGGGACGGCTCGACCCGCCCCACCGGCTTGGCGAAACTCTTCTCCAGGGTCCGGATGACCTTCACGTAGTTCTGCGTCTCGCGGTACGGAGGAACACCGCCGTACTTGATGACCGCATAGGCCCCCGCGTTGTACGCGGCAAGCATGTTGTCGGTCGGATCACCCGGCGCCTTGCGAACATATCCAGCCAGTTCACAGTCGTACGAAGCCGCCGACGGAATCGCGTCCGCCGGGTCCCACACGTCGCGGTCGCCGTCCTTGTCCCCGTCGATGCCGTGGGTCGCCCAGGTGCCCGGGATGAACTGCGCGATGCCCTGCGCCGCGGCGTGGCTCTGCGCCCTGGGGTTCCAGCCGCTCTCCTGGTACAGCTGGGCGGCGAGCAGCGCCGGGTTGATGGCCGGGCAGAGGTTCCCCCACGTCTGCACCAGCGACTGGTACTTCGCGGGCACGGCCCCCTTCGCCAGCCCCACGGCCGCGTTCTTGGCGTTCCCGCCGAGCAGCCCGGCCGCGGCCGAGTACGTCCCGACGACGAGCAGCGCGACGAAGCAGAGACAGAACCCGATCGAGAGCCCAGCGACCAGCCACGCCTTACGCACCGTCAACCGCCTCTCGACGCCTGGTAGTCCACCCGCCGTCAGTGTAGGCGGCAGGGGTGTCCGCCGAGGGCCCCACCGGCGGCCCCGCCCGGGAGGCGTCCGCCGGCCGAGCGGGCGAGGCGTCCGGCAGGTGGACACCCGGACAGCACCTCCGGAACGCCCGGCGCTCAGCCACACGCTTCTGACCAGCGCGGAAAGGCAGTTGGCGGACCCCTGCCACCGCTGCCGCCTCCCGGCGCACCGGTGCGGACACGCCCCTCGTCTGCCTAGGATCCCAGCACGTGCCTGAAGAGAGGCGTGGTCCGCGGGGGGTGCCTGATGCGCGTGATGACTTCGGAGACGGACGACACCGGCGTGCACCACAGACTGCGCTTCAACGTTCTCGGAGCGCTGGAGATCCGGGACCGGAACGAGCCCGTCCTCATCAACGGGGCGGTGCGCCGCCGCACCCTCACCGTGCTGCTGCTCGAAGCCGGCCGCGTGGTCCCCGTCCCGCGCCTCGTCGAGGCCGCCTGGGACGAGGACCCACCCGGGAGCGCGGCACACCAGATCCGCAAGGCCGTGGCCGAACTGC
This genomic interval carries:
- a CDS encoding DUF47 domain-containing protein: MRFRLTPRETSFYDMFAASADNIVTGSKLLMELLGAESSARAEIAERMRAAEHAGDDATHAIFHQLNSSFITPFDREDIYSLASSLDDIMDFMEEAVDLVVLYNVEELPKGVEQQIEVLARAAELTAEAMPHLRTMDNLTEYWIEVNRLENQADQIHRKLLAHLFNGKYDAIEVLKLKQIVDVLEEAADAFEHVANTVETIAVKES
- a CDS encoding metal-sensitive transcriptional regulator is translated as MTTTEAAGLPVTDHETDHDRGVHGYHKQKDEHLKRLRRIEGQIRGLQRMVDEDVYCIDILTQVSASTKALQSFALQLLEEHLRHCVADAAVKGGDEVDAKVEEATKAIARLLRT
- a CDS encoding FAD-binding oxidoreductase — encoded protein: MDRRSLLTTAVVALTTSAAAGCTGQETGAPTRTPVPTRTPPTPSSGTAAAPDWAALARGLDGRLIRPGDADYASSRQLYNTRFDSLKPAAVAYVAGEDDVRECLAYAKAHGTPVSIRNGGHSYGGWSSGNGRLVIDVSSLDRIGADGSIGAGAKLVDVYNTLARHGRTVPAGSCPTVGLSGLALGGGHGVTSRAYGLTCDSMTEATIVTADGKRLVVSANENKDLFWALRGAGNGNFGVVTGFRFRTHPAPETVSAFLNWPWQKAEPVLAAWQRWGPGQPDEIWSSLHLAAGPGGSRPTLSVAAFTLGSQGDLQNALDRLADAVGSPASSVALRPRSYRDAMLGYANCLSLTEEQCRLPGTTPGRDRQGALPRETYASASDFYDRDITAGGRRALIAAAEAFTRIPAGASGGGGSIALTALGGAINRVDPLATSFVHRRSRMLAQYIAAWRPGTEGTSQQAWLKDTHASMRRYASGAAYQNYADPTLTDWRRAYYGPALDRLTRLKRQYDPDRLFDFPQAL
- a CDS encoding phosphatase PAP2 family protein; protein product: MAGLAADGLNPDVGLLYDINGLAKDAPAWFDRTMEFVGEYGIMLAMVLVVLWCWWSVRRRGTAEESVSAVAGLIWTPLAAGIALLINIPIRGFVERPRPFLDHEGIEILVKGKTDYSFVSDHATIAMAIAAGLFIAHRRFGLAALGLAVAEGFCRVYMGVHYPTDVIGGFALGTAAALLLAPLALALLTPLVSAIAASRHFGWVVRSKRAAAGTAPRAETLGIPDPRADGPGENGLAA
- a CDS encoding NlpC/P60 family protein produces the protein MRKAWLVAGLSIGFCLCFVALLVVGTYSAAAGLLGGNAKNAAVGLAKGAVPAKYQSLVQTWGNLCPAINPALLAAQLYQESGWNPRAQSHAAAQGIAQFIPGTWATHGIDGDKDGDRDVWDPADAIPSAASYDCELAGYVRKAPGDPTDNMLAAYNAGAYAVIKYGGVPPYRETQNYVKVIRTLEKSFAKPVGRVEPSRQAAGAIYFAQQKLGTKYLWGGNGTPEQGGRFDCSGLTQAAYRTVGIELPRVANDQYNAGPHPSRDELLPGDLVFFSDDLNNSRAIRHVGLYVGGGYMINAPYTGAVIRFDKIDTPDYFGATRVTEDGARALPTDLPKAPEA